A window from Cellulomonas sp. C5510 encodes these proteins:
- a CDS encoding DUF4012 domain-containing protein codes for MTTRRRVLLAGAVLLTALLLVGGWLAYRVWQAADAARDLQAATSGADEEVSRLDVAALRSRLAAVQDAAARVHAAGQDPVWRVAEHLPVVGDDLAAVSAIGRAADALAGDAAPDLLDALEALAGPSGSAGASAGAAQVPDGWVDLQALADAAPALDRAAVTVQQLRADLAAVDPAGLAGPLAGPVAGVRDAVDAAAGPLQTVRELAPVLPDLLGEDGPRTYLLLSLNPAELRAQGGIVGAVSVLQARDGAVGLVGQRSTADLPELAEPALPLSDDELALFGDRLGRWVQDTVLTPDFPRAAEAASAFWTASTGQQVDGVLATDPVVVADLLGATGRTVSADGTELGGEDLLRGLLRDAYLAYGDPKAGDAFYAQVAAAAFAVLRDAAADPQTAGAAVQVAADAVEQRRVALWSADAGEQARIASSALGGAFLTGDPSTPTGTVGQAVGVFLDDATAGKLDVDLDARVAVTLTGCGSSDVRARIELTLGYRPPADVTTFPAQVLGDGGSGLPPGWLATNVSFYSARDGRLGEVRRDDAVVGGQEVRTARRDVAVVTSRLEPGATETYTLTVPAPASGITVWTTPTLTGPGTVSSPCPTPR; via the coding sequence ATGACGACCCGGCGGCGTGTGCTCCTGGCCGGCGCCGTGCTGCTGACGGCGCTGCTGCTGGTGGGCGGCTGGCTGGCGTACCGGGTCTGGCAGGCCGCCGACGCCGCTCGGGACCTGCAGGCCGCCACGTCCGGTGCGGACGAGGAGGTCTCGCGGCTGGACGTCGCGGCCCTGCGTTCCCGGCTCGCGGCGGTGCAGGACGCCGCCGCCCGCGTGCACGCCGCCGGGCAGGACCCCGTGTGGCGCGTGGCCGAGCACCTGCCGGTGGTCGGCGACGACCTCGCCGCCGTCTCGGCGATCGGCCGGGCGGCGGACGCGCTCGCGGGGGATGCCGCCCCCGACCTGCTCGACGCCCTCGAGGCCCTCGCCGGCCCGTCCGGCAGCGCGGGCGCGTCGGCCGGAGCGGCTCAGGTGCCCGACGGCTGGGTCGACCTGCAGGCGCTCGCCGACGCGGCACCGGCGCTCGACCGGGCGGCGGTCACCGTCCAGCAGCTGCGCGCCGACCTGGCCGCCGTCGACCCCGCCGGGCTGGCCGGGCCGCTCGCCGGCCCGGTCGCGGGGGTCCGCGACGCCGTCGACGCCGCGGCGGGTCCGCTGCAGACCGTCCGCGAGCTCGCGCCCGTCCTGCCCGACCTCCTGGGTGAGGACGGCCCGCGGACGTACCTGCTGCTGTCCCTCAACCCGGCGGAGCTGCGCGCGCAGGGCGGCATCGTCGGCGCTGTCAGCGTGCTCCAGGCGCGCGACGGAGCCGTCGGGCTCGTGGGTCAGCGCAGCACCGCGGACCTGCCGGAGCTCGCCGAGCCCGCGCTGCCGCTGAGCGACGACGAGCTGGCCCTGTTCGGCGACAGGCTCGGCCGGTGGGTGCAGGACACGGTGCTGACGCCCGACTTCCCGCGTGCCGCCGAGGCCGCCTCCGCGTTCTGGACCGCGTCGACCGGCCAGCAGGTCGACGGTGTGCTGGCGACCGACCCGGTGGTCGTCGCGGACCTCCTCGGCGCGACCGGTCGGACCGTGAGCGCGGACGGGACCGAGCTCGGCGGCGAGGACCTGCTGCGCGGCCTGCTGCGCGACGCCTACCTCGCCTACGGCGACCCCAAGGCCGGCGACGCGTTCTACGCCCAGGTCGCGGCGGCGGCGTTCGCGGTGCTGCGTGACGCGGCGGCCGACCCGCAGACGGCGGGGGCGGCGGTGCAGGTCGCGGCTGACGCGGTGGAGCAGCGCCGGGTCGCGCTGTGGTCGGCGGACGCCGGCGAGCAGGCGCGGATCGCCTCGTCCGCGCTCGGCGGGGCGTTCCTCACGGGTGACCCCTCGACGCCGACCGGCACCGTGGGGCAGGCCGTCGGCGTGTTCCTCGACGACGCGACGGCCGGCAAGCTCGACGTCGACCTCGACGCCCGGGTGGCGGTGACCCTGACGGGGTGCGGGTCGTCGGACGTGCGGGCCCGCATCGAGCTGACGCTCGGGTACCGGCCGCCCGCCGACGTCACGACCTTCCCGGCGCAGGTGCTCGGGGACGGCGGGTCGGGGCTGCCGCCCGGGTGGCTGGCGACGAACGTGTCGTTCTACTCCGCGCGCGACGGTCGGCTCGGTGAGGTCCGGCGGGACGACGCCGTGGTCGGCGGGCAGGAGGTCCGTACCGCGCGCCGCGACGTCGCCGTCGTGACCTCCCGCCTCGAGCCGGGCGCGACGGAGACCTACACGCTGACGGTGCCGGCCCCGGCGAGCGGGATCACCGTCTGGACCACTCCGACCCTGACGGGCCCGGGCACCGTCTCGTCCCCCTGCCCCACCCCCCGCTGA
- a CDS encoding peptidase: MARTRRALAGLLLAALAVTAGAAPAFATSTPAEPRPAADGPVAEGPTAGDPAAGDPVAAPDATGPDAGAPDPDAACTTPSDGYAPPGRCELVIARATALCVGDAPVLDYAVEPYGTPNDTVTLTWVNPDGDAVVQSGLPLSGRVYWPGTVLDGDQVVDWPGWSQQPDGTWVQHDEFDFSRPVVRLEFEVNPSASTVVAYPPATSACAGPQEDVDAVVVTPPDSEVSGVVTASEVLAAPATQVRYQSAVLAVTGANSWQLLAAAGGAVLLGAGLVVVASRRAHRAR; the protein is encoded by the coding sequence ATGGCACGGACGCGACGAGCGCTCGCCGGGCTCCTGCTGGCGGCGCTGGCCGTGACCGCGGGGGCGGCTCCGGCCTTCGCGACGTCGACCCCGGCGGAGCCCCGGCCGGCGGCGGACGGCCCGGTGGCCGAGGGCCCGACGGCGGGCGACCCGGCGGCGGGCGACCCGGTGGCCGCCCCGGACGCGACCGGCCCCGACGCCGGCGCGCCGGACCCTGACGCCGCCTGCACCACGCCCTCCGACGGCTACGCCCCGCCCGGGCGCTGCGAGCTGGTCATCGCCCGGGCGACCGCCCTCTGCGTCGGCGACGCCCCCGTGCTCGACTACGCGGTCGAGCCGTACGGGACGCCGAACGACACCGTCACGCTCACGTGGGTCAACCCCGACGGCGACGCGGTGGTCCAGTCGGGCCTGCCGCTCAGCGGCCGCGTGTACTGGCCCGGCACCGTGCTCGACGGCGACCAGGTCGTCGACTGGCCCGGATGGTCGCAGCAGCCGGACGGCACGTGGGTGCAGCACGACGAGTTCGACTTCTCGCGTCCGGTCGTGCGGCTCGAGTTCGAGGTGAACCCGTCGGCGTCCACCGTGGTCGCCTACCCGCCCGCGACGTCGGCGTGCGCGGGCCCGCAGGAGGACGTCGACGCCGTCGTCGTGACGCCCCCGGACTCGGAGGTCTCCGGTGTCGTGACGGCCTCCGAGGTGCTCGCCGCGCCCGCGACGCAGGTCCGCTACCAGTCCGCGGTGCTGGCGGTGACCGGTGCGAACTCGTGGCAGCTCCTGGCCGCCGCGGGCGGCGCGGTGCTGCTGGGTGCCGGGCTGGTCGTGGTCGCGTCCCGCCGGGCTCACCGGGCCCGCTGA
- the serC gene encoding phosphoserine transaminase has translation MTVTPATVTIPEELLPSDGRFGSGPAKVRDAQVRALAEVGRSLLGTSHRQAPVRSLVGRVRAGLGELFSLPDGYEVALGNGGSTAFWDVATLCLVERRSAHAVFGEFGSKFAAATARAPFLEDPVVTEVPAGSSATPAAADGVDAYAWAHNETSTGAVAPVRRVPGSANQGALMLVDATSGAGGLAVDVAQTDAYYFAPQKSFSSDGGLWLAVLSPAAVERAERVESGRWVPEFLSLGAAVRSSRADQTLNTPAIATLVLLAEQVDWMLANGGLDWCAARTATSAGHLYGWADARDWARPFVSDPGQRSPVVGTVDLAPEIEAPTVARILRAHGIVDVEPYRKLGRNQLRVAMFPSVEPDDVLALTACIDHVVDRLA, from the coding sequence GTGACCGTGACGCCCGCCACCGTGACCATCCCCGAGGAGCTCCTGCCGTCGGACGGCCGGTTCGGGTCCGGGCCCGCGAAGGTCCGCGACGCCCAGGTCCGGGCGCTCGCCGAGGTCGGCCGCAGCCTCCTCGGCACCTCGCACCGCCAGGCCCCCGTCCGTTCCCTCGTCGGCCGCGTGCGGGCCGGCCTCGGCGAGCTGTTCTCGCTCCCCGACGGGTACGAGGTCGCGCTCGGGAACGGCGGCTCCACCGCCTTCTGGGACGTCGCGACGCTGTGCCTCGTGGAGCGCCGCTCCGCCCACGCGGTGTTCGGGGAGTTCGGCAGCAAGTTCGCGGCCGCCACGGCGCGCGCGCCGTTCCTCGAGGACCCCGTCGTCACCGAGGTGCCCGCCGGGTCCTCCGCGACCCCCGCGGCCGCCGACGGCGTCGACGCCTACGCGTGGGCGCACAACGAGACCTCCACCGGTGCCGTCGCGCCCGTGCGCCGCGTGCCGGGCTCCGCCAACCAGGGTGCGCTGATGCTGGTCGACGCGACGTCGGGCGCCGGGGGGCTCGCCGTGGACGTCGCTCAGACCGACGCCTACTACTTCGCGCCGCAGAAGTCGTTCTCGTCCGACGGCGGCCTGTGGCTGGCCGTGCTGTCCCCGGCCGCAGTCGAGCGCGCCGAGCGGGTCGAGTCCGGCCGCTGGGTGCCGGAGTTCCTGTCCCTCGGCGCCGCGGTGCGCAGCTCGCGGGCGGACCAGACCCTCAACACGCCGGCGATCGCCACCCTCGTGCTGCTCGCGGAGCAGGTGGACTGGATGCTCGCGAACGGCGGCCTCGACTGGTGCGCCGCGCGGACCGCGACCTCCGCCGGGCACCTCTACGGCTGGGCGGACGCCCGCGACTGGGCCCGGCCGTTCGTCAGCGACCCCGGGCAGCGGTCCCCCGTCGTCGGGACGGTGGACCTCGCGCCCGAGATCGAGGCACCGACGGTGGCACGCATCCTGCGGGCCCACGGCATCGTCGACGTGGAGCCCTACCGCAAGCTCGGGCGCAACCAGCTCCGGGTCGCGATGTTCCCGTCGGTGGAGCCCGACGACGTGCTCGCCCTCACCGCCTGCATCGACCACGTGGTGGACCGGCTGGCCTGA
- a CDS encoding metal-dependent transcriptional regulator: MSDLIDTTEMYLKTIYELTEEGITPLRARIAERLGHSGPTVSQTVARMERDGLVVVSGDRHLELTEAGRTKAMRVMRKHRLAERLLVDVIGLDWEYVHEEACRWEHVMSERVERRLAGLLDHPHFDPYGNPIPGLDEIGEERTPVGFLDGVESLVAVAAAAPGPTTGVVARLGEPIQTDVDLLARLAQAGVRPGQQVTVEKGVGVVTVGAPGAETVLDLPQEVARHVFLGVG; the protein is encoded by the coding sequence GTGAGTGACCTGATCGACACGACCGAGATGTATCTGAAGACCATCTACGAGCTCACCGAGGAGGGCATCACGCCGCTGCGGGCCCGCATCGCCGAGCGCCTGGGCCACAGCGGACCGACGGTGTCCCAGACGGTCGCCCGCATGGAGCGGGACGGGCTCGTGGTCGTGTCCGGTGACCGCCACCTGGAGCTCACCGAGGCGGGCCGCACCAAGGCGATGCGCGTGATGCGCAAGCACCGGCTGGCGGAGCGGCTGCTCGTCGACGTGATCGGGCTCGACTGGGAGTACGTGCACGAGGAGGCGTGCCGCTGGGAGCACGTCATGAGCGAGCGGGTGGAGCGCCGGCTCGCCGGCCTTCTCGACCACCCCCACTTCGACCCGTACGGCAACCCGATCCCCGGTCTCGACGAGATCGGCGAGGAGCGGACGCCGGTCGGGTTCCTCGACGGCGTGGAGTCGCTGGTCGCCGTCGCGGCGGCCGCGCCCGGCCCGACCACGGGTGTCGTCGCCCGGCTGGGGGAGCCCATCCAGACGGACGTCGACCTGCTCGCGCGCCTCGCGCAGGCGGGCGTGCGGCCCGGCCAGCAGGTCACGGTCGAGAAGGGCGTCGGCGTCGTGACGGTCGGCGCGCCCGGCGCGGAGACGGTGCTCGACCTGCCGCAGGAGGTCGCGCGCCACGTGTTCCTCGGGGTGGGCTGA
- a CDS encoding C40 family peptidase encodes MSASAVRARHRSARRPVTPLTDLATAATGTLAQAGRRTAVVAATTGLMVSAVAVPAGAATTSGDQAALPSVDTTALTASAKTVLDTAPVVTAPADAAWTFEAPAVTAVVPEPEPEPEPEPVVSRSAQRATAAAAPVEVAAAAVPQSVAGNAVLEIAARYVGTPYVSGGTTPDGFDCSGFVSYVYAQLGISLPRTSSAIRDAGTVISAAEAQPGDLIWSPGHISIYAGGDQQIDSPRPGKTVQFRAIWQSSPTFIRIG; translated from the coding sequence GTGTCCGCTAGTGCTGTGCGCGCCCGACACCGTTCCGCGCGTCGCCCCGTCACCCCCTTGACCGACCTCGCCACCGCCGCCACGGGCACCCTCGCCCAGGCCGGTCGCCGCACCGCCGTCGTCGCGGCCACCACGGGGCTCATGGTCTCCGCGGTCGCCGTCCCGGCAGGCGCCGCGACCACGTCCGGCGACCAGGCGGCGCTGCCGTCGGTCGACACCACCGCGCTGACCGCCTCCGCGAAGACGGTCCTCGACACCGCGCCGGTCGTCACCGCCCCGGCCGACGCCGCGTGGACCTTCGAGGCCCCCGCCGTGACCGCCGTGGTCCCCGAGCCGGAGCCGGAGCCCGAGCCGGAGCCGGTCGTCTCCCGCAGCGCCCAGCGCGCCACGGCCGCGGCCGCCCCGGTCGAGGTCGCCGCCGCCGCCGTCCCGCAGTCGGTGGCCGGCAACGCGGTCCTCGAGATCGCGGCCCGCTACGTCGGGACGCCGTACGTGTCCGGCGGCACGACCCCGGACGGCTTCGACTGCTCCGGCTTCGTGTCCTACGTGTACGCGCAGCTCGGCATCTCGCTGCCCCGCACGTCGTCGGCGATCCGCGACGCGGGCACGGTCATCTCGGCCGCCGAGGCGCAGCCGGGCGACCTCATCTGGAGCCCCGGCCACATCTCGATCTACGCCGGCGGCGACCAGCAGATCGACTCGCCGCGCCCCGGCAAGACGGTGCAGTTCCGCGCCATCTGGCAGAGTTCGCCGACGTTCATCCGCATCGGCTGA
- a CDS encoding HNH endonuclease: MLLPAPPRTLLLNASLEPLCVVALPRAVTLVMSGKATVLESDGRVLHSEHVAVPLPVVLSLTRYVHVPVRRPLPPTRRTVLQRDDHRCAYCGSHADTVDHVHPRSRGGRHEWTNVVAACRRCNHRKADHLLHEIGWELSWTPSAPRGATAFLRGVAADEPAWSAYLAA, translated from the coding sequence GTGCTGCTCCCTGCGCCACCCCGGACGTTGCTCCTCAACGCCAGCCTGGAACCGCTGTGCGTCGTGGCCCTGCCGCGCGCCGTCACGCTCGTCATGTCGGGCAAGGCCACCGTGCTCGAGTCGGACGGCCGGGTGCTGCACTCCGAGCACGTGGCCGTGCCGCTGCCGGTGGTGCTGTCGCTGACGCGGTACGTGCACGTCCCGGTGCGCCGGCCGCTGCCGCCGACGCGGCGCACGGTGCTGCAGCGCGACGACCACCGGTGCGCGTACTGCGGCTCGCACGCCGACACCGTCGACCACGTGCACCCGCGTTCGCGCGGGGGCCGGCACGAGTGGACGAACGTCGTCGCGGCGTGCCGGCGGTGCAACCACCGCAAGGCCGACCACCTGCTGCACGAGATCGGGTGGGAGCTCTCCTGGACGCCGTCGGCCCCGCGGGGTGCGACGGCGTTCCTGCGCGGGGTGGCCGCCGACGAGCCCGCCTGGTCCGCGTACCTGGCCGCCTGA
- a CDS encoding universal stress protein yields MKRDAEILVGVDGSAASMHALDWAAGEARTRRRPLHVVCSYTLPSFTAASLDGGYAALDDTAIQQGARAVLAEAQQRVAGPGLEVTTTVATGDAAAVLVEMSRDASLVVVGTRGKGGFADRLLGTVSSTLPAHAYCPTVVVPLRDQRRGGIVPSDESAPVVRPVRRMVVGVDGSPQADLALRHAIEEAQAWGAELTAVAGVPVGSGSGVMAWLPATIDQTQVLADVTEGLNVVVDRALADHPGATVRRAVLDGTGAELLTEFSAATDLIVVGSRGRGGFTGLLLGSTSQAVLHHSACPVMVVTNRCAERVASAGAGDAAGTAGAGHDGGAAG; encoded by the coding sequence ATGAAGCGGGACGCGGAGATCCTGGTCGGGGTGGACGGGTCGGCAGCGAGCATGCACGCGCTCGACTGGGCGGCGGGCGAGGCGCGTACCCGGCGCCGGCCGCTCCACGTGGTGTGCTCGTACACGCTGCCGTCGTTCACGGCGGCCTCGCTGGACGGCGGGTACGCGGCCCTCGACGACACCGCGATCCAGCAGGGCGCCCGCGCGGTGCTCGCGGAGGCCCAGCAGCGCGTCGCGGGACCGGGGCTCGAGGTCACCACCACGGTCGCGACCGGCGACGCGGCCGCCGTCCTGGTCGAGATGTCGCGTGACGCCTCGCTCGTGGTCGTCGGGACCCGGGGCAAGGGCGGGTTCGCGGACCGGCTGCTCGGCACGGTCTCGTCGACGCTGCCGGCGCACGCGTACTGCCCGACCGTCGTCGTGCCGCTGCGCGACCAGCGTCGGGGCGGCATCGTTCCGAGCGACGAGTCCGCGCCGGTGGTGCGGCCGGTCCGGCGCATGGTCGTCGGCGTCGACGGCTCCCCGCAGGCGGACCTCGCGCTGCGCCACGCGATCGAGGAGGCGCAGGCGTGGGGTGCCGAGCTCACGGCCGTCGCGGGCGTGCCCGTCGGCAGCGGCTCGGGCGTCATGGCGTGGCTCCCCGCGACGATCGACCAGACGCAGGTGCTCGCGGACGTCACGGAGGGCCTCAACGTCGTCGTGGACCGCGCGCTGGCCGACCACCCCGGCGCCACGGTGCGGCGGGCCGTGCTGGACGGCACCGGGGCGGAGCTGCTCACGGAGTTCTCCGCGGCGACCGACCTGATCGTCGTGGGGTCGCGGGGCCGGGGCGGCTTCACGGGGCTGCTGCTCGGGTCCACGAGCCAGGCCGTGCTGCACCACTCGGCGTGCCCGGTGATGGTGGTCACGAACCGGTGCGCGGAGCGCGTGGCGTCCGCCGGGGCCGGCGACGCCGCGGGGACCGCGGGAGCCGGGCACGACGGCGGCGCGGCGGGCTGA
- a CDS encoding Lrp/AsnC family transcriptional regulator, whose translation MPPYSGDLDPIDEALLRELAVDARASYADLGAVVSLSAPAVKRRVDRLRERGIVRGFTVLLDPAALGWATEAFVELFCHGSTSPATMRSAVERYPEVVAASTVTGDVDLVVQVRARDMRHLEQVVERFAAEPFVSRTRSTVVLSALVRRPDVPPPPA comes from the coding sequence GTGCCCCCCTACTCCGGCGACCTGGACCCGATCGACGAGGCGCTGCTGCGCGAGCTGGCCGTCGACGCCCGCGCGTCGTACGCGGACCTCGGCGCCGTCGTGTCGTTGTCCGCGCCGGCGGTGAAGCGGCGGGTGGACCGGCTGCGCGAGCGCGGGATCGTCCGCGGGTTCACCGTCCTGCTCGACCCGGCCGCGCTCGGCTGGGCCACCGAGGCGTTCGTCGAGCTGTTCTGCCACGGCTCGACGAGCCCCGCCACGATGCGCTCCGCCGTCGAGCGCTACCCGGAGGTCGTCGCCGCCAGCACGGTCACCGGCGACGTCGACCTCGTCGTGCAGGTACGCGCCCGGGACATGCGGCACCTCGAGCAGGTGGTCGAGCGGTTCGCGGCCGAGCCGTTCGTGTCACGGACCCGCTCCACCGTCGTGCTGTCGGCGCTCGTGCGGCGACCGGACGTGCCGCCACCGCCCGCCTGA
- the rocD gene encoding ornithine--oxo-acid transaminase has product MTATIPARHAEGAAAGPLAQNYHPLPVTLTTGEGAWVRDVEGRTYLDLLAGYSALNFGHRHPALTAAAHAQLDRLTLSSRAFDHDLLHPFASALSDLARPVVAGAEDDGVIPMVLPMNTGAEAVETAIKAARKWGYEVRGVAPEQATIVVAAGNFHGRTTTIVSFSTDPEARAGFAPHTPGFRVVPFGDAEALRAAVDGTTVAVLLEPVQGEQGVVVPPDGYWPAVRDICTEAGVLLVADEIQSGLGRTGTTFALELWGVRADLVTLGKALGGGVLPVSAVVGRPDVLGVLTAGTHGSTFGGNPLACAVGIAVVDLLRTGTHQERARVLGERLHTRLATLVDTGLLLGSRGVGLWAGLDVDPARMTGRQLCERLLALGVLAKDTHGSTIRLAPPLVIDEDDLDLALDRLTQALR; this is encoded by the coding sequence ATGACCGCCACGATCCCCGCCCGTCACGCCGAGGGCGCCGCCGCCGGGCCGCTCGCGCAGAACTACCACCCGCTGCCCGTCACGCTCACGACCGGCGAGGGTGCGTGGGTGCGGGACGTCGAGGGCCGCACGTACCTCGACCTGCTGGCGGGCTACTCGGCGCTGAACTTCGGCCACCGGCACCCGGCGCTGACGGCCGCGGCGCACGCGCAGCTCGACCGCCTCACCCTGTCGTCGCGGGCGTTCGACCACGACCTGCTGCACCCGTTCGCGAGCGCGCTGTCCGACCTCGCGCGCCCGGTGGTCGCGGGGGCGGAGGACGACGGCGTCATCCCGATGGTGCTGCCGATGAACACCGGGGCGGAGGCCGTGGAGACGGCGATCAAGGCGGCTCGCAAGTGGGGGTACGAGGTCCGGGGCGTCGCGCCGGAGCAGGCCACCATCGTCGTCGCGGCGGGGAACTTCCACGGCCGCACGACGACCATCGTGTCGTTCTCCACCGACCCGGAGGCGCGCGCGGGGTTCGCCCCGCACACCCCGGGGTTCCGCGTGGTGCCGTTCGGCGACGCCGAGGCGCTGCGGGCTGCGGTCGACGGCACGACGGTCGCCGTGCTGCTCGAGCCGGTCCAGGGCGAGCAGGGCGTCGTCGTCCCGCCGGACGGCTACTGGCCGGCGGTCCGGGACATCTGCACCGAGGCGGGCGTGCTGCTCGTCGCGGACGAGATCCAGTCGGGCCTCGGGCGCACGGGCACGACGTTCGCGCTGGAGCTCTGGGGGGTGCGGGCCGATCTGGTCACGCTGGGGAAGGCGCTCGGCGGCGGGGTGCTGCCCGTCTCCGCGGTCGTGGGGCGGCCGGACGTGCTCGGGGTGCTCACCGCAGGCACCCACGGGTCGACCTTCGGCGGCAACCCGCTGGCGTGCGCCGTGGGGATCGCGGTGGTGGACCTGCTGCGCACCGGCACCCACCAGGAGCGCGCGCGGGTGCTCGGCGAGCGGCTGCACACCCGCCTGGCGACCCTGGTCGACACCGGGCTGCTGCTCGGGTCCCGCGGCGTGGGGCTGTGGGCGGGGCTGGACGTCGACCCGGCCCGGATGACCGGCCGGCAGCTGTGCGAGCGGCTGCTCGCGCTCGGCGTGCTGGCCAAGGACACCCACGGCTCGACGATCCGCCTGGCGCCGCCGCTCGTCATCGACGAGGACGACCTGGACCTGGCGCTGGACCGGCTCACGCAGGCGCTGCGCTGA
- the ddaH gene encoding dimethylargininase has product MTVTPRATSRHYLMCEPTHYTVSYEINPWMDSTRYTDASLAVQQWRTLRETFESLGHVVETIDPIPGLPDMVYAANGATVVDGLVYSARFRYPERQPEGPAYEKWFADHGYVTHTAEQVNEGEGDILSVGDVLLAGTGFRTDRAAHDEIARVTGREVVSLELVDPHYYHLDTALAVLGSEPGAEQVAYYPPAFSDASRAELERRFPDAVVASERDAACLGLNAVSDGLNVVVAPGAVDLAAQLTERGYRPHPVDTSELLKGGGGAKCCTLEIRAAR; this is encoded by the coding sequence ATGACCGTCACGCCCCGCGCCACGAGCCGGCACTACCTGATGTGCGAGCCGACCCACTACACGGTGTCGTACGAGATCAACCCGTGGATGGACTCCACCCGGTACACGGACGCGAGCCTCGCCGTGCAGCAGTGGCGCACCCTGCGGGAGACGTTCGAATCGCTCGGGCACGTCGTCGAGACGATCGACCCGATCCCGGGCCTGCCGGACATGGTCTACGCCGCGAACGGAGCGACGGTCGTCGACGGCCTGGTGTACTCCGCGCGGTTCCGCTACCCGGAGCGCCAGCCCGAGGGCCCGGCCTACGAGAAGTGGTTCGCGGACCACGGCTACGTCACGCACACCGCGGAGCAGGTGAACGAGGGCGAGGGCGACATCCTGTCCGTCGGGGACGTCCTGCTCGCAGGCACCGGGTTCCGCACCGACCGGGCCGCGCACGACGAGATCGCCCGGGTCACCGGCCGCGAGGTCGTGTCGCTCGAGCTCGTGGACCCGCACTACTACCACCTCGACACCGCGCTGGCCGTGCTGGGGTCCGAGCCCGGTGCCGAGCAGGTCGCGTACTACCCGCCGGCGTTCTCCGACGCCTCCCGGGCGGAGCTCGAGCGCCGGTTCCCCGACGCCGTCGTCGCCTCCGAGCGCGACGCCGCCTGCCTGGGCCTGAACGCCGTGAGCGACGGCCTGAACGTGGTCGTCGCGCCGGGGGCCGTCGACCTGGCCGCCCAGCTCACCGAGCGCGGCTACCGCCCGCACCCCGTCGACACCAGCGAGCTGCTCAAGGGCGGCGGCGGGGCGAAGTGCTGCACCCTCGAGATCCGCGCGGCCCGCTGA
- a CDS encoding SRPBCC family protein produces MSRTIPLGAAEAWELVADVRHHGRWVPSTRVTLCRPLGAAWQPRAPEASPEPGDQVEAVTGPWARRGGGGLVDRMRIERFDPPLGAAPGVAVLVKLGPVLLGSARIEVAAAGPGSARVTWSEQVHLRGLPPALTAWAGAAGTDRMIDLVLRRAAREAQRSAG; encoded by the coding sequence GTGTCGCGGACGATCCCGCTCGGTGCTGCCGAGGCCTGGGAGCTGGTCGCCGACGTCCGCCACCACGGGCGCTGGGTGCCGTCGACGCGGGTGACCCTCTGCCGCCCGCTCGGGGCCGCGTGGCAGCCGCGCGCGCCGGAGGCTTCCCCCGAGCCGGGGGACCAGGTGGAGGCCGTGACCGGGCCGTGGGCGCGGCGCGGGGGCGGCGGGCTCGTCGACCGGATGCGCATCGAGCGGTTCGACCCGCCGCTGGGCGCCGCCCCGGGCGTCGCCGTGCTGGTGAAGCTCGGGCCGGTGCTGCTGGGGTCGGCCCGCATCGAGGTCGCCGCCGCCGGGCCGGGGAGCGCGCGCGTCACGTGGTCCGAGCAGGTGCACCTGAGAGGGCTGCCGCCGGCGCTGACGGCGTGGGCAGGCGCCGCCGGCACGGACCGGATGATCGACCTCGTGCTGCGCCGCGCGGCCCGCGAGGCGCAACGATCCGCCGGGTGA